Part of the Pseudomonas baltica genome is shown below.
GTGGTGGTGGATGAACCGAGCATCTTCCGCCGGGTGGCGCTGGAGGCCTTGGAAGCGCACAACATCCCGTGGCGCCAGGCCTATCTGGCCTCCAACCTGATCGGCATCAAGGCGGCGGTGCGGGCAGGGCTGGGGGTCACCGCGCGGAGCATGGAAATGGTCGGCCCGGACATGCGCGTGCTGGGTGAAAGCGATGGATTGCCGCGGCTGCCGGATGTGACGTATTACCTGTGGGTGCGGCGTAACGCGGTGAATCCGTTGGTGCAGAAGGCTTATGAGCTGATCCGGACGAGTCAGGGGTTGTGAGGGCTTTTCGCGAGCAAGCTTTACTCCCACGGTGCTAGCCGATCTTGAGTCGCACACCTGTGAGAGCAAGGCTGCGCGTTCGGCGGCGAAGACGCCATCCGCATCACCCCCCCCTACCCCCAACCGTTAGCCTCGTCGATAAAGTGCATCACCGCACTCGAACGCTCATCGATACGGGAAATCAACGACAGCTCACTGACCATCTCCGGCTGAGGCAGCTCGATGAAATGCACCCCCGGCATGCTCAATTGAGCCAAGGTCTGGGGCACGATGCTGATGCCGATCCCCGCCGCTACCAGCCCGGGAATGCTCATCAGCGACGGCACGTGAAGGATGTCCTGCGGGTGCAATTGATACGGACGGCACGCTTGCAGGGTATGGGACGTCAGGCCGATACCCGTCGGGTCCTGCAGGAACACGAAGCGCTCGTTGCGCAGGCTCGCCAGTTCACCATTGAAGCCGGCCATCAGTCCGTGATTGTCCGGCACCAGCAGCACCAGCGGGCACTGGCTGAAGCTGTGGGTGCGCAGGCGCTCGGGCAGGTGGTCCTTGAATACCCGAGCGAAGCCCAGGTCCAGGTCGTGGCCGAGCAACTGCTCGAACTGCGTGCGGATACCGGCATCTACCAGCGATACCTTCACGCCGGGGAACGCGGTGAAGTAATGGCGCAGCAACTGCGGCAGGTTCGGCTCCAGCAGCGCCGAGTGGTAGCCAAGCTTGATCTCCCCCACTTCGCCACGCCGTGCCTGCCGCGCCGCCGCCACCGCCAGATCGCTCGATGCAATGGCTCGGCGGGCATGGGGTGCGAAGGCATGGCCAGCTGCGGTGAGTATCACTCCGCGGTTCTGACGTTTGAACAACACCAGCCCCAGCTCGTGCTCCAGGGTGCGAATCAACTGGCTGAGCGCCGGCTGCGCGATGCCCAGCTGCTCGGCGGCACGGCTGAAATGCTGGAGCTCGGCCGCTGCGACGAAGGCCTTGAGGTGTCGTAATTCCATGGCACTCCGCCATAAGGTGAACTTATCGATTTGTCGGGTTTTCGATAATTATCTTCTACTCCCGCAGGCGTACTGTCTACCCAGGTCGACAGCCCGCCCGGTGCGGCTATCGTCACCTTCATAACAACAATAACGAGGCCCAGCATGAGCACTTCGTCTGCAACGCCGCACGACTCGCGCATGTCGCGCAAGGCCGTGACAGCCGCCACCCTCGGCACCGCCTTGGAGTGGTTCGACTTCACCCTCTATGGCGCCGTGTCGGCGACCATTCTGCCCAAGCTGTTCTTCCCGGCCATGGAGCCCACCGCCGGGCTGCTGGCCTCATTGGCGACCTTCGGCGTGGGCCTCGCGGCGCGGCCACTGGGGGCGATCACCTGCGGCTACCTGGGCGACAAGCTGGGCCGCCGGCGCCTGATGCTCGCCACCGTGACATTGATGGGGCTGGCCTCGGTAATGATGGGCCTGCTGCCCACCTACAACCAGGTCGGGGTGTGGGCACCCATCTTGCTGGTGGTGTTGCGCATCATCCAAGGCTTCGCCCTGGGCGGTGAATCCACCGGCGCACAGTTGATGGCGCTTGAGCACGCCGCCCCCGATCGCCGCGGTCGCTATTCGGGGCTGCTGGGCATCTGCTCGCCTTTGAGCCAGATCCTTGCCAACGCCGTATTGCTCACCCTGGCCGGATTGCTCAGCGCCGAGCAGTTCGAGAGCTTCGGTTGGCGCATCCCCTTCGTGATGAGTTTCGTGCTGGTGCTGGTGGCGATCTTCATCCGTCTCAAGGTCGATGAAACGCCCGCCTTCGTCGCGTTGAAACAGACCCCGGTGAAAAAGGAACGCAGCCCGCTCAAAGCGGCGCTGGGCAGCCATCGCAAGGCCATCCTGCGGCTGATGTTGTTCTTCTGCTCGCCGGCGGCGCTGTTCTACCTGATCGTGATTTTCACCCTCAGCTACCTCACCAAACACTTGGGCCTGAGCCAGTCGCTGGGCTTCAGCGCGCTGATGGTCGCCAATCTCTGCGCCATCGTCGGCGCCCTGGCTGGCGGTTACCTGTCGGACCGCTGGGGCCGGCGCAAGGCGTTGATGCTGGGATCGATCATGACCCTGGCGATCATGCTGGTGTACTTCCCGATCCTCGATACCCGCAACACCTTCGCCATCATGGCGATCATGGGCCTGTTCCTCGGCTTTACGCAGTTCCAGAGCGGGATCCAGCCAGTGGCTTTCGCCGAAGCCTTCCCCACTCAGGTGCGGTATTCCGGCTCGGCGCTGGCCTACACCGGCGCCAACCTGCTGGTCGGCGGGCCGATGCCGATGGTCGCCGTATGGCTGATGAGCCAATCGGGCAACTCGCCCTGGCCGCTGGTAGGCCTGTGCGCGGTGATCAACCTGGTATCCCTGGCGATGATCGCCATCGGCCCGGAAACCCGCGGTGTCGATCTGGATCACGTCACCGAAACGGCACCCGCCAGCCCCCAGAACCTCT
Proteins encoded:
- a CDS encoding MFS transporter produces the protein MSTSSATPHDSRMSRKAVTAATLGTALEWFDFTLYGAVSATILPKLFFPAMEPTAGLLASLATFGVGLAARPLGAITCGYLGDKLGRRRLMLATVTLMGLASVMMGLLPTYNQVGVWAPILLVVLRIIQGFALGGESTGAQLMALEHAAPDRRGRYSGLLGICSPLSQILANAVLLTLAGLLSAEQFESFGWRIPFVMSFVLVLVAIFIRLKVDETPAFVALKQTPVKKERSPLKAALGSHRKAILRLMLFFCSPAALFYLIVIFTLSYLTKHLGLSQSLGFSALMVANLCAIVGALAGGYLSDRWGRRKALMLGSIMTLAIMLVYFPILDTRNTFAIMAIMGLFLGFTQFQSGIQPVAFAEAFPTQVRYSGSALAYTGANLLVGGPMPMVAVWLMSQSGNSPWPLVGLCAVINLVSLAMIAIGPETRGVDLDHVTETAPASPQNLSTPTLVEQP
- a CDS encoding LysR family transcriptional regulator, with amino-acid sequence MELRHLKAFVAAAELQHFSRAAEQLGIAQPALSQLIRTLEHELGLVLFKRQNRGVILTAAGHAFAPHARRAIASSDLAVAAARQARRGEVGEIKLGYHSALLEPNLPQLLRHYFTAFPGVKVSLVDAGIRTQFEQLLGHDLDLGFARVFKDHLPERLRTHSFSQCPLVLLVPDNHGLMAGFNGELASLRNERFVFLQDPTGIGLTSHTLQACRPYQLHPQDILHVPSLMSIPGLVAAGIGISIVPQTLAQLSMPGVHFIELPQPEMVSELSLISRIDERSSAVMHFIDEANGWG